The region AAGAATTTCAAATCGAAAAATGTCATTGTGGGATACGACCTCAGCGTTATCAGTAGGTTAACACACGTTCCGGATTCAACGTTGGGACACTACTGATAAAATTCATCTATTACAAAGAAGATGAAATGTGGATCGGGTGGCTTGAGGAATACCCTGACTATCGTTCGCAGGGCGAAAGCCTTCCCGAACTGAAGGAGAGCCTCAAAGATATTTACAACGAACTTACCAGCGGGAATATCCCAGGCGTCCGCAGGATTGGTGAACTCGTGGTCAAATGAAACGGATCGATCTGATCAGAACCCCTAAACGAAAGGGTTGCGTGCTTCTCCGGCATGACGCGAATCACGACTGGTATCACAATCCGACAAGTAAAGCATCACAGCCAATTCCACGACATCGAGAAATCAAAGAAAGTCTTGCAAGGCATATCATCAAAATACTCTCTGAATAGCCGAACCAAGCAATGAAGCTAACGGTTGGCTCCCGTTGTAAGGCATAAGATAGTTCCAGGGTCGAGGCGCCGCTGCAGCTTATTGCTACGTTGAACGCCTATCCACGAGAGAGCGTCTCCCCCAAGAGGTAGGCGGCTGCCGCGCATGGACTTAACACCACAGATCCTCTGTCGCTGAGTACCGGAGGATCACACGTCGAAAGGTTCAGCCGCTGTGCGCAGGCCTCGCCCAGGAAGGCGCCGATCCCCACCGGCACCACAGGGAGATGGAGGCCGTTCTCGAACCTGGACAGCACTTGCAACATCCCCTCGGTAATCTGTTGAATCTGTTGCTCGGCAATATAGGCGGCTATACCGTGAAGCTCTCCGGCCGTGAGATGCTGACTGTCTTCACAGGCCACTCTGGCCAGGCGGCGAAGCGCGTCCTCCTTCGTCTTCCCGCGGCCGTCGGGCGTTGCGCAGGTATAGTCTTCCGGCTTGAGCCTGCCTAATGCCAGATACACATCTGCTGAGATGGCGAAGTATTCGGCTGAAGTCCGGCAGACCGCTCCTCGCACGGGGATGTGGGACGTGATAGCGGCGACAGGCGTGCGGAGCGCGCCCGTGTAGATCAGCTCCCCACGCGCCAACCGTTCGATGTCCCGTTTGCCCTGTGCGGCGATCTTCCCGTCCAGGATCGGAATCAGATCGGTGGTGGTGCTGCCGATATCCACCATCAGGCAGTCCGGTTGCCGGTTTGCGAGGACCAACGCCTCGGCGATCCAGTTCGTCGCCGCGATGGCGAGGAGATCCACCTTCCCCCCGTCCACGCGAACGAGCCGACTATCGAGATCGACGGCATACAGCGGGATCCCGGGGGCCCCTTCTCGCACTGCGTCGATGATCCGTGCCACCCCTTCGGCCCTGTCATCGAACGCATCGCACAGCTCTCCGGTCATGGTTAATACCATCGCATCGGCCGGCCCAAGATCGCCCTGGATCTCCTGGAGGAGCGGGCGGAGACTACTGCTGTGATTCCACAGCTCGAAATAGCGGCGAACCGTACGCCCGCTCTCAGCGCGTCCGTCCGTGAACAGCAGACGGGCGGCCTTCACGTTGGCGCCGCCGATGTCCCATCCGACGACCCGGATCACTGCCGCCTCCTCGTGGCGCTCGCGCCACAGGCGCGCGTCGTAAACCGCGCCGATCCGATAATATCGATTTCTGCAGCGTTCGGAAGCTTGCCTGCCACTGCGTCAAGAATCAGGGCCGCCGGATTCTGCCGAAGAACCTGTCGGACCCCGACATACGAGGTTGTGATGCGAGGATTTACCTCAATGACCACCGCGTCGTGGTCGGCCAGGACCAGATCGACCCCGACGTACCCCTTGAGGCCGGGAACCGCCTGTACGACCTCCTCGACCAGACGGAACGCCAGGGCCCGGAGCGGGTGCTCAAACGGGATCAGACCTCCGTGATACCTGAGCCTGCTCCGCCCTCTGATCTCCTGGAGGTTGAGGGTCAGGGGGAGAGATCGGCTACCATCGGTGAGGAGCGAGACGCTGGCGGCAACACCGTCGATGTAGGCCTGTGCGAGGAGTGTCACGCCCGGCGCCTTCTGCTTGGCCGCTGCGATCGTCCGTTCGAATTCCGATGGCCGGGTTGCGACAAAAACGCTGTGACATCCCACCCCGTCAATCGGTTTGATCACCACAGGGTAGCCAAGCTCCCGGCCAATCGACGCCGGGTCATCAGCAGGCCGAAGGCGGAGCGTCCTGGGGGTGGAGATACCGTGCGCCTTCAACAGCCGGTATGTCCGCATCTTGTTGCCGGCCACTTTGACACCGGCGGCGCTGGATCCTAATACCAACTTACAGCGACCCTCAACCATCGCCGTCATCGTTTCGAGCCGGCCGCCTGTTTCCGGGGCGATCAGGAACACGGCATCCGCCCCATCGACCATCTGTCGGAAGCATTGAGCGTAACTGTGCCCGCTGTCAACAACCTGAAGGCCGGGACGAGTACGCAACCGCGGGAGGTGCCGCCGATCGACCTGTACGGCAAGCTGGTGCTCCTGAAGGTCAAGCAGATCGGCGAGCAGCGCCTCAAGCATCATGCGCCCTTCTGCCAGCAGCGTCGGCGGAACCGGGCTTTCACCTAACCCGCCGGCCGTGATAGATTCATGCACGACGATCTTCATCGTGGAGGAACAGCGATCATTGCCATGCAGGTCATACCCGTTATCGATATCATGGGAGGGGTCGCAGTCCATGCTCGCCGCGGAGAGCGGTCGGCCTACAGACCGATCCGGAGCGTGCTGCTGCAAGGCGCCGATCCCGTCGCCCTGTTGCGGGCATACCGTGAAACCCTCGAGTGCGATCTGGTCTACGTTGCCGATCTCGATGCCATCATGGGGAACGGCGACAATCTGGCCATCATCGGCACAATGGCGGCCTCTGAGCCGCAGCTTGAACTGCTGGTCGATGCCGGCATTCACAACGTCCTGCAGGCGAGGCGGCTGCTGGATACGGGTGCGCAGAAGGTCATTATCGCCTCCGAGTCGCTGACGAGGCTCAGTTCGGCATCAGTCCTCCTCGCCGCACTGGGAGCCGAGAGAACGCTCTTCAGCCTCGACCTCAACGCGAAAGCCGTGATCTGGCGAGAACCCTCAACGGAGTCAAAGGACCCTGGCGTGATCGCCGGCCGTCTGCTATCACTCGGATTTCGTGAGGTCATTCTCCTAAGGATGGATAAGATCGGCGCGGGCGGCGAGGCAGACGCGGAACTGCTCGGCAGGGTCACGACAGCCGCGCTCGGCATGCGATTCATCGTGGGCGGCGGAATCGCGTCAGTCGCGGAGCTTGTACTCCTCCGCCGCGCCGGTGCGTCCGGGGTGCTGCTCGCCACCGCGCTGCACAGCGGAACGATCACACGGCAGGATCTGATCCGCATAAGGGCAGAAATTTAGAAGGTCTCTTCGTACGAGGCCTCCTGTCCGAACGATTCCTGCACGCCCACCCTGATTGTGGCCACCCCTTCGCCCCCGTATCGGCTCTTGATCTCGGCCTTCAACTCGCCGCAGATATATCGGGCCAGCAGTTCTGCGGTGGCGTTATGGATCGGCAGCAGCAGCACATCTTCCGCCGGAAAGCTGTACTGCTTTTTGCCATAGATCGCGCCGACGACCGAGCCGCTCTGCGTGATTTTCAAATCGTCATTTTCGGTCGGCAGCAGGACTCGGTGGTCCAGATGCTCGCAGATCTCTTTGAGAAGCGGCTTCACCGCGAGGAAATCCATAACGTAGTCGCTCGGCTGGAGCGACCCTTCCAGCTCTACCCAGGCCCTATAGTTGTGACCGTGAAGCGACTCACACTGACCATTGCCGAAAAGCACAAAGTGGGCCGAACTGAATTTGAGATTCTCGTGGTTAACCCTGATGCGAAAAACAGCCATTATACCTCCTCACGTGGTGCCTTCGTGTAGCCAGATGGAAGCTATCGTACCGGCGCGCCCGATGTCAAGCCAGATTTGCTGTCCGTTTCGATCTCCAACATCGACCTGACCCCTTCTGCGACGCTACACTCCTCGATAGTGAAGGGGTGGGTGAGGTGTACACCTCACCAAGTGGGTGACCCCATGCTCCCGCAGAGGGAGGTACGATGTCTGTTCCGTTTCCTATGTGGGAGCCCCTATCGGCTTTACAAGACTCTCTATTTCCGATAAGCTAAGCTCGCATTGTCGCGCCCTGCTATGTTGTACGGGCGCAAGGAGGGTCTGAAGGTGAAGGGGTTGTTTGATAGTCTTGGGCTGAGGGCGAAGCTGCTGCTGATGATGTTCTCCCTCTTGCTGCTGACGCTCGCCTCGCTGTTCGTGCTGTATTGGCACGCGGAGCTGGCGCTCGTCGAGCAAGTGGAGAAGCACACGATGGATCTGTCCACCGCCATTCAGATCAGCGTGGAGCGCCTCACCTCCAAGGAGCGGACAGACGAGGCGCGTCTCCAGGATTATGTCAACCGCCTGCAACAAAAAGGGGTCAATGAGATCTCGATCATCAGCAATGAGAAGGAGGTCATCGCCAGCAGCAATCCGAAGCGAGTGGGCGCAACGATCGACCCCAGTCACCGGGACCTGTTCATTACCGCCAGACTGGGGGAGACGCTGAAAACCGAGCGAGGTCAAAAGAACTACAACCTGATTGTGCCGATCGTGGTCGGCAATCAGCGGATGGGTTATGCCCTGATCACCATGGTACTGGATGATTTTGCTCAAATCTCGCGACTCAACTTCATTAAACGGCTGATTGCCACCGTACTGGTCTTTGGTCTCGGGATGGCGGCCTCCCTCATACTATCCTGGAAGTACACCAGACCGATCGATCAGGTGGTTCAGGCGGCACGCCGAGTGGCCCAGGGCGATCTCCGAGATACCTTACCGGTCGAGCGTCACGATGAGATCGGCGAGCTGACTGCGAGCTTCAACGACATGGTGCAAAAACTGCGGGCGAACAAGGAGCTGGAGCAGCGCCTGCATCAGGCCGAGCGCCTCTCCAGTATTGGCCAATTGGCCTCGGGCATCGCGCACGAAATCCGCAATCCGTTGAACTTCATCAACCTGAGCATCGATCATCTGCAGAGTCGCTTTTCACCCGCCGACCCCCGCTTACGCGAGGAGTTCACCTATCTGGTCTCATGGGTGAAAAGCGAGATCCATCGCCTGAATACGATGATTACCAACTTCCTGACCTACGGGAAGCCGCTCAAGCTTCAGCCGCGCCCATGCGATCTGACCTCGTTGCTCCATGATGTGGTCAAGATGGTCAGCGGTAAGGCCGAAGAACAGGGGATCGAAATCGATTGCGGCTCTCTGGAAGCATTACCGATACTGTCGGTAGACGGGGAGCAGATCAGAACCTGCTTCGTCAATGTCCTGGTGAATGCTCTCCAGGCTATGCCTCAGGGAGGGAAGCTGGCGATCGCTACCGGACTGACAGATGGGACCGGGGGCGGACGGTGGATCGAGGTTCGCTTCCAGGACACCGGCTGCGGGATTCCCTCCGAAGACCTGCCGAGGGTGTTCGAGCCGTACTTTACCACGAAGGAGGTCGGGATCGGGCTGGGATTGGCGCTGACAAAGAAGATCGTGGAGGAGCATGGAGGGGCGATCATGTTGGACAGCGTTCGCGATCAGGGCACTACGGTGAGCATCCGCCTGCCTGTGGAGGAGCAGGTCTGATGCGGGGGGGACGGATCCTGGTAGTGGACGACGAGGGCCCCCAGCGGGAGATCCTTCGAACTATCCTGTCGACTGAAGGCTATTCGGTCGAAACGGCGCCGGGAGGAACAGAGGCCTTACGGCGCTGTCAGGAGAAGTCGTATGACCTGGTTCTGACCGATCTTCGAATGCCGGGGACCGATGGCCTGGCGCTTGTGGAGCGGCTGATCCGAGACGACCCTCCCACTCTGGTCATTCTTATGACCGCCTATGGCTCGCTCGATTCGGCCGAGCAGGCGCTCAAGAAGGGCGCCTTCGACTATCTGACCAAGCCGCTCGAACGGGACGAGCTGCTTCTTACCGTGAGAAGGGCCTTCGAGCGTATTCAGTTGAGCCGGGAAAATCGGTTGTTGCGACAGCAGGTAGAGGAGCATTTTCGCATCGAAGGGATCGTGGGCAGTCACTTCCGGATGCAGGAGGTCTTCGAAAAGATCCGAAAGGTCTCCAGCAGCAACTCTACCGTACTCCTTATCGGGGAGAGCGGAACCGGGAAGGAGTTGATCGCCAGGACCATCCATCGACAAAGTCCACGCAGAGATCGCCCATTTATTGCGGTCAACTGCGCGGCCATACCGGAGAGTCTGCTGGAGAGTGAGATCTTCGGCCATGAACGGGGCGCGTTTACGGGAGCAGTAGACCGGAGGGCCGGCTGCTTTGAGCTGGCGAACAGCGGAACCATCTTCCTGGATGAAGTCGCCGAGATGCAACTGCCGATCCAGGCAAAATTCCTGCGTGTCCTGCAGGGAGAGACGTTCAGGCGACTGGGGGGAAAGCAGGAGATCGGCGTTGATGTGCGCGTCATCGCCGCGACCAATCGGGATCCTGTTGAGGCGGTCAAAGATGGTATCCTTCGGGAGGACCTGTTCTATCGGCTGAACGTTGTCTCCATCGTGATCCCGCCCCTCCGCGAGCGAAGCACCGACATCCCTCAACTCGTCGAGTATTTCATCAAAAAACACGGTGAGAGCGCAAGAAAGCCGATCCAAGGAATCAGCAACGGGGCTATGCGGCTCCTTTTGAACTACCACTGGCCCGGCAATGTCCGGCAACTGGAGGCGGTAGTCGAGCGGGCAATCCTGCTCTCTGAAGGCCCTGAAATTAAGCATTACGATCTTCCGATCGAGGTTCGTTTCTTTGACCTCCCGGCCCAGCCTGTTCCCTCGAGCGCTCCAGGCTCCAAGTTTGCGATTGAGATTCCCGATCAGGGGATCTCTTTTGAGGCGCTGGAGCGTGACTTGATCCTGCAGGCCATGGAGAAGTCCGATTGGGTGATCACCAAGGCGGCGCGCCTGCTGGGCTTGAGCTACCGGACACTACAGTATCGGCTGGAGAAATTTCAGATCAAACGGGATACGAAGACCGCTCCCACAACTCCGGAGAGCGGATTGGCTGAGCGGGCGTAACAACAGAAAGGGGGGATGTGAGTGGGAAGCGTAGTCAAGAAGCGTCGACAAAAGATGAGTAAGCACAAACACAAGAAACTGCTGAAGCGGACCAGGCACCAGCGTCGGAAGAAGTAAAGCCGGGCATTAAACGTTCGAGCGGCTCAGCCATTCTAAGAGACAGATCCAAGAAACGTACCCTGCAAGAGCATCATTATTGGGGTGGGCCGATCGGACGGGGGATGACTCTCGGTGAGAGACAAAGGCCTTGCGCGGGGCAGATTTCGAACTGATCGATCGATTCTTGCAGGGCGATGGGACGGCGTTCGACGAACTGGTCCGAAAGCGCCAGCGGGAGGCATACAACTTGGCCTACCGGATGACCAGGAACGCGGAAGATGCGCGGGACGTGTCGCAGGAGGCCTTCTTGCAAGTATATCGGAATTTGAGTCGGTTTGATCGCCGTTCCAGCTTTTCTACGTGGCTGTACCGGATCGTCGTGAATCTCTGCCTCAACCATTTGAGCCGGGGCTCGCGATCCCTCTACGCCGCGGTTGACCAGCATCCTGATCCGGTCGATTCGTCGGAGGGGTCGCTCGCACGGCTAGAGGAAAGGGAACAGGCGGATGCGCTCGCCCGCGCCATCGAGACGCTTCCACCGCAACAGCGGGCGAGTCTGACGTTGCGGGTCCATCATCACCTCGCACACCGTGAGATCGCCGAAATCCTGGGGGTCTCCGAGGCGACGGCCAAGGTACACTATTTTCACGCGGTACAAGCGTTGCGGCGCAAGCTGGCACACTGGCGCGAAGGCATGTGAGGGGGAAGGATCATTGTCGTCATGAGATGCGATGATGTTGAGTGCAGGCTGTTGGAGTTAATTGAGGGAGAGCTGCCGCCGGCGCAGCGCGCTGAGGTCCTCACCCATCTTCATGACTGTGCGACCTGCACCGTTGAGTTCTCCGCCTATCACGATCTTTTGGCGCTTGTGCGGGTCGACCCGGTGCCTGAGCCGTCGCCGGACTTTTGGGAAGAGTTCCTGCCTTCGCTGAAGCATCGAATCGAGCAGGAGACACTTACACATCAGTCAAAGCCAACATCCCCCGCTTGGTTGGCTGGCGTAGGGTCGTGGTTTACTTTCCGGCCACGCCTTATCGCCGGCCTGGCTGTAGCGGCCGTTTCAATATTTGTCATCGTCCGGTTGCCGGGCTTTTTGCCCGGCAGGACGGATCGCCAGGCAGCGCCAGTGTCGACGGAAAAGGTTGTGGGTCAGAATGGCGCAGCGCGCAATGCGGCAATGCTCCCTCGTCCCGATGACGGAAACCATCAGTCCGGTGAACCGCTTATGGTGGCTGGAGAGGTCGTTGAGGAGCCCTCGACCCTGGTGGCAGCGATTCAGCGGCTCCGCTGGGTTGATGAGATTGCGGACCGACTCGAAACGGCCTGGGTCCTGCGTCCGGAGACTGACCCATCGGACTCGCTCGCCTCGCTCGACGAGAAGGAGCGGCAGGTCGTGCTGGATCACCTGAGTCATCTTCAATGGTCAGCGTCATGAAACAACTACAAGAGCCTTACTCGGTCCGGTCCTGGTCTATTATTGCCGCCGCCGCGGCGGTGCTCTGGCTGCTTGGCCTGGTCTCTCAAGCCATGGCGCAGCCGGTCGCGCCTGTCGCCCCAAGGCCGCCTGGCGCACCGGACGGAAGGCGCTTGATCGAGACCATCAAGATCTGGAAGATGACCGAGGCGCTCAACCTGGATGAAGATCAAGCCGCCAAGCTCTTCCCGAAACTGGCCCAATTGGAGGCTTCACGCCGCGAATTCCACTGGCGGCAGCACGTGCTCCGGAATGAGCTGGCAGAGCTTTTGAAGCAGCGACCCTTGCGAGATGAGGAGATCAAGACGAAACTCGACCAGTTGGATCGCATGGAAACCGACTTCAGAGGACGCGAGCAAGCCAT is a window of Candidatus Methylomirabilota bacterium DNA encoding:
- a CDS encoding zf-HC2 domain-containing protein, giving the protein MRCDDVECRLLELIEGELPPAQRAEVLTHLHDCATCTVEFSAYHDLLALVRVDPVPEPSPDFWEEFLPSLKHRIEQETLTHQSKPTSPAWLAGVGSWFTFRPRLIAGLAVAAVSIFVIVRLPGFLPGRTDRQAAPVSTEKVVGQNGAARNAAMLPRPDDGNHQSGEPLMVAGEVVEEPSTLVAAIQRLRWVDEIADRLETAWVLRPETDPSDSLASLDEKERQVVLDHLSHLQWSAS
- a CDS encoding H4MPT-linked C1 transfer pathway protein, which encodes MIRVVGWDIGGANVKAARLLFTDGRAESGRTVRRYFELWNHSSSLRPLLQEIQGDLGPADAMVLTMTGELCDAFDDRAEGVARIIDAVREGAPGIPLYAVDLDSRLVRVDGGKVDLLAIAATNWIAEALVLANRQPDCLMVDIGSTTTDLIPILDGKIAAQGKRDIERLARGELIYTGALRTPVAAITSHIPVRGAVCRTSAEYFAISADVYLALGRLKPEDYTCATPDGRGKTKEDALRRLARVACEDSQHLTAGELHGIAAYIAEQQIQQITEGMLQVLSRFENGLHLPVVPVGIGAFLGEACAQRLNLSTCDPPVLSDRGSVVLSPCAAAAYLLGETLSRG
- a CDS encoding sigma-70 family RNA polymerase sigma factor, with translation MRGADFELIDRFLQGDGTAFDELVRKRQREAYNLAYRMTRNAEDARDVSQEAFLQVYRNLSRFDRRSSFSTWLYRIVVNLCLNHLSRGSRSLYAAVDQHPDPVDSSEGSLARLEEREQADALARAIETLPPQQRASLTLRVHHHLAHREIAEILGVSEATAKVHYFHAVQALRRKLAHWREGM
- a CDS encoding type II toxin-antitoxin system HicA family toxin, coding for MKRIDLIRTPKRKGCVLLRHDANHDWYHNPTSKASQPIPRHREIKESLARHIIKILSE
- a CDS encoding 6-carboxytetrahydropterin synthase — encoded protein: MAVFRIRVNHENLKFSSAHFVLFGNGQCESLHGHNYRAWVELEGSLQPSDYVMDFLAVKPLLKEICEHLDHRVLLPTENDDLKITQSGSVVGAIYGKKQYSFPAEDVLLLPIHNATAELLARYICGELKAEIKSRYGGEGVATIRVGVQESFGQEASYEETF
- a CDS encoding sigma-54-dependent Fis family transcriptional regulator, yielding MRGGRILVVDDEGPQREILRTILSTEGYSVETAPGGTEALRRCQEKSYDLVLTDLRMPGTDGLALVERLIRDDPPTLVILMTAYGSLDSAEQALKKGAFDYLTKPLERDELLLTVRRAFERIQLSRENRLLRQQVEEHFRIEGIVGSHFRMQEVFEKIRKVSSSNSTVLLIGESGTGKELIARTIHRQSPRRDRPFIAVNCAAIPESLLESEIFGHERGAFTGAVDRRAGCFELANSGTIFLDEVAEMQLPIQAKFLRVLQGETFRRLGGKQEIGVDVRVIAATNRDPVEAVKDGILREDLFYRLNVVSIVIPPLRERSTDIPQLVEYFIKKHGESARKPIQGISNGAMRLLLNYHWPGNVRQLEAVVERAILLSEGPEIKHYDLPIEVRFFDLPAQPVPSSAPGSKFAIEIPDQGISFEALERDLILQAMEKSDWVITKAARLLGLSYRTLQYRLEKFQIKRDTKTAPTTPESGLAERA
- a CDS encoding HAMP domain-containing protein, which produces MKGLFDSLGLRAKLLLMMFSLLLLTLASLFVLYWHAELALVEQVEKHTMDLSTAIQISVERLTSKERTDEARLQDYVNRLQQKGVNEISIISNEKEVIASSNPKRVGATIDPSHRDLFITARLGETLKTERGQKNYNLIVPIVVGNQRMGYALITMVLDDFAQISRLNFIKRLIATVLVFGLGMAASLILSWKYTRPIDQVVQAARRVAQGDLRDTLPVERHDEIGELTASFNDMVQKLRANKELEQRLHQAERLSSIGQLASGIAHEIRNPLNFINLSIDHLQSRFSPADPRLREEFTYLVSWVKSEIHRLNTMITNFLTYGKPLKLQPRPCDLTSLLHDVVKMVSGKAEEQGIEIDCGSLEALPILSVDGEQIRTCFVNVLVNALQAMPQGGKLAIATGLTDGTGGGRWIEVRFQDTGCGIPSEDLPRVFEPYFTTKEVGIGLGLALTKKIVEEHGGAIMLDSVRDQGTTVSIRLPVEEQV
- a CDS encoding ATP-grasp domain-containing protein; translated protein: MKIVVHESITAGGLGESPVPPTLLAEGRMMLEALLADLLDLQEHQLAVQVDRRHLPRLRTRPGLQVVDSGHSYAQCFRQMVDGADAVFLIAPETGGRLETMTAMVEGRCKLVLGSSAAGVKVAGNKMRTYRLLKAHGISTPRTLRLRPADDPASIGRELGYPVVIKPIDGVGCHSVFVATRPSEFERTIAAAKQKAPGVTLLAQAYIDGVAASVSLLTDGSRSLPLTLNLQEIRGRSRLRYHGGLIPFEHPLRALAFRLVEEVVQAVPGLKGYVGVDLVLADHDAVVIEVNPRITTSYVGVRQVLRQNPAALILDAVAGKLPNAAEIDIIGSARFTTRACGASATRRRQ
- a CDS encoding AURKAIP1/COX24 domain-containing protein gives rise to the protein MGSVVKKRRQKMSKHKHKKLLKRTRHQRRKK
- a CDS encoding type II toxin-antitoxin system HicB family antitoxin, producing MWIGWLEEYPDYRSQGESLPELKESLKDIYNELTSGNIPGVRRIGELVVK